The Elusimicrobia bacterium HGW-Elusimicrobia-1 genome includes the window CACTCTTTCTGCGCGCGGGTGCTTAAGACGGACGCGGTTTCTTTCGGCGTGCGGCCCGACTTCGTGATATACGACGAGGACGACCAGCGCAGGACTCTCAAAGATATCTTAAAAGAACTCCGCCTGGCCGAGGATAAATCTTACCGTCCGTCGGCGGTGGCCGAAAAAATCAATCGCCTCAAAGATTCGCTTAACGACGCGGAGTCGTACGCCCTTAATTCGCTCAATTCGTCGGACGTGCACCGCCGGATATTTTCGGAAATATATTCGATGTACGCAAAAAAACTCGAAGTCGCATCCGCCCTCGATTTCGGGGATTTAATACTTAAGGTCGTGGAGCGATTCCGCGGGGACGCCGCGCTGCTTGAAAGATACCAGAAGCGGTTCGACTACGTTCTGGTCGACGAGTATCAGGACACGAACGCCGCCCAGTATTATCTCACCAAATATCTTTCCGCGGGCCATTCCAATGTGTGCGTCGTCGGAGACGATGACCAGTCGATTTATTCCTGGCGCGGAGCCGACCGCAAGAATATCTCAAGTTTCCGATCGGATCATCCGTCGGCAAAGGTGGTGAAGTTGGAGCAGAACTACCGCTCCACGCCTCAGATACTGGCCGCCGCCGTATCCGTAATTTCGAATAATCTCGACCGTCATCCCAAATCTCTCTGGACGCAAATCGCGGGCGGTCAGGATGTGGCGTGGCGCGAATGCGACAGCGATCTGGAAGAGGCGCAGGCCGTGGCTTCCGAAATAAGGCGGCTCGTCGACGCCGAAAACATCGCTCCGGAAAAAATCGCCATTCTGTACCGCATGAATTCGCAGTCGCGTCTTTTTGAAGACGCTCTTCTGGGCGAAGGCATACCGTACCGGCTCGTCGGAAGCGTCAAGTTTTACGAAAGGCAGGAAGTCAAGAATCTTATCGCGTATCTGAGGGTTATTCAGAATCCCGACGACGAGGTTTCGCTAAAAAGAATAATCAACGTGCCGCACAGGGGCATAGGCGCCGTCACCCTCGATAAGCTTATCTCCCACGCGCGGGCTCACAATCTTACTCTTTTTCAGACGATGCGAATATCGGACACTTTCGGCGGATTGACCGCCAAAGCGGCTTCGCGCGTCAGGGAGTTTGCCGACAGAATAATAAAATGGCAGTCGGAATCGCTTAAACTGACTCCTTCCTCGCTGACTAAAAGTA containing:
- a CDS encoding ATP-dependent DNA helicase PcrA, with product MDFLKELNPQQYEAVVHTEGPVVVFAGAGTGKTRVITSRIAYLVKEKKIPPSRILAITFTNKAAGEMRERVAAMVGQSAVASRPGSGFGLGAWVSTFHSFCARVLKTDAVSFGVRPDFVIYDEDDQRRTLKDILKELRLAEDKSYRPSAVAEKINRLKDSLNDAESYALNSLNSSDVHRRIFSEIYSMYAKKLEVASALDFGDLILKVVERFRGDAALLERYQKRFDYVLVDEYQDTNAAQYYLTKYLSAGHSNVCVVGDDDQSIYSWRGADRKNISSFRSDHPSAKVVKLEQNYRSTPQILAAAVSVISNNLDRHPKSLWTQIAGGQDVAWRECDSDLEEAQAVASEIRRLVDAENIAPEKIAILYRMNSQSRLFEDALLGEGIPYRLVGSVKFYERQEVKNLIAYLRVIQNPDDEVSLKRIINVPHRGIGAVTLDKLISHARAHNLTLFQTMRISDTFGGLTAKAASRVREFADRIIKWQSESLKLTPSSLTKSIAEGSGYLAELQRENTPESLNRAANIKELVSAVAEYEELHEDPTLAGWLDDIALSSSADFSEGSANGAVLTTVHLAKGLEFDAVFVVGMEESVFPMASAFRDPSEMEEERRLCYVAFTRARRRLYASGSRFKVIYGKPTRLTPSRFVSEAFASAQKPSAGTIDESAAPPAGAVVADESAAGGVPASGRWHTGAVVRHKTFGEGVIIAVAAVDEDIKLTVRFYDGKLRKFYARYASFETIADTPY